AAGACATTCTCTACCAATAAAGCCATTTTCATCAGGTTTTATACTAATTTGAATTTTTTGATTAGACATAAAAAGAGTTTTTAAGAAGATATTTTTCCAACTTTCGCAAATGAGATGATAGGCGAGGAGTTGGGTATTTAGGTTTATAATTAATAACTTTTACTTATTTGCAGCGTTGGGACTCACACAATTTGAAAGCTTCACCAATCGAATGTCCACCAAAAACAAAAGTGACAAGATGGTAAAAATCGTAGAATTTGCCACAATGGAATTGCTCAAATTAAATGTCGCTTACCAAATCTGCACACCAAGTTCTGAAAAAAGGAATTGAAAAGCAAATGGTTTATTTGTCGGAACGGAGTTGAGCGAATGCCACGCAGAGAAATTGTTGGGAGCCAACTTTGGGAGCAGAAAACTCAAAAAAACTACCAAAAGGCTGTTCTGTCTCACGAGAAATATGCGATTGAAAAATTGAAAAACCAGCGGATTCTGATTGTTGCCCGAGCATATGAGTGAAATAAGAAATTGTTGTTATTTTTTCTTAAATGAGAAGAATAATGAAAGATTTATCCTTGACTCTTTCAATTTTGATTTAGTTGAACCCATATTTGATTTCGTAAAGTTTAGGTTGTTAATGGAATATTGGTAATTCAGGTCAGCACCAAATCTTTTAGATATAAAAATTAATGTACCCAATGTTGGGGAAAAATTAAATGAATGCCCTTTAGATTCGTGATTTTGGGAAAACATTGGGTCTAAGGGGTCAATTTGGTAATCTTTAAGATTATATGAAGAATTTATACGTCCTAAACCTCCAGAGATTTGTCCGTAAGGTTTTATAACAGAATTGCTTTTTATAAATGTTCTTAAATTAATATTTGTTGAAAATTCTTTAGTTGTTACGATTCCTATTTTATCATAGAAATAGCCCATTGATAGACCAACTCCTATTTTATCAGTTACTAATTTCAATACTTGAATAGGCTGTAATTTGAATGTTTTTGATGGGAATGGGGATGTTGTTAAATTTGTGACTGTTAGTCCTGTTGATAATAATAAATCACCCTTTTTTAATTGAGCATTTGATTTAAAAACTATCAGGGAGAGTAGTAAAATAATGTAGATTTTCTTCATTTTTAATTTAAATGACTGTCGGGGTAAATACCTAAGCCATATTTTATAGTTTAATTGAGGTTATTTATTCTTTGAAAACCTTAAAATATCGACTAATTCTTAAGCTTATTTGACCAATAAAATATTAGTACTTTAAAATTAGGTAAGTAGTCCGACAGTCATTTTAATTTATTATGTTCTCGCTTCCAACTTTCGCAAATGAGATGATAGGCGAGGAGCTGGGTATTTTGGTTTAAAATTAAAAACTTTTCCTTATTTGCAGCGTTGGGACTCACACAACTTGAACACTTCGCTAATCGAATGTCCACCAACAACTAAAAGTGCCAAGGTGGAAAAAATCGTAGAAATTGCTCAGATTTATTGTCCCCAACCAAATCTAAGTGCCAAGTTCTGAAAAAAGAAATTGAAAAGCAAGTAAATTTATTTTGTCGGAACGAATTTGAGTTAATACCACGCATTGAAATTGTCGAAGACCCACTTTGCAAGCAGAAACCCCTACATTGAGTAGGAAAGAATTGTCCTGTCAGCCGAGAAATATGCGTTTGAAAAAATGAAAGCTTTATAGTTTTTGCTCATCAGATTAAACTAAAAAATGACTGTCGGGGTAAATACCTAAGCCATATTTTATAGTTTAATTGAGGTTATTTATTCTTTGAAAACCTTAAAATATCGACTAATTCTTAAGCTTATTTGACCAATAAAATATTAGTACTTTAAAATTAGGTAAGTAGTCCGACAGTCATTAACTAAAAACTATCAGTTTTTTATCAGCAAACATTATTTTACTGTACTTGCCCAATTTAAAATATCTGGGTACAAATCTTTGGCTTTTCGCCCACCACTTAAACTCAGTAATTTGTCATTAAATTCCTTGAATTTAATGTATTTTCGATGTTCAACCATTAAATTTACTCTACTTTCAATGATTTTGTTTGCCAGCTGTTCGTCATAATTTTCTTTGACATAAATACAAAAGACCGCATGAGTCATGTACTCATTGAAAATAGAAGATGGATTTCCATATCTATCAGTGTCGCCATTTGTACCTGTCCAAATATCTCTTTTATCAAAAATATTGTTAATTTGTTTTTGATACTTGTATGATAGTTGATTTACATAATTATGGTCAATTTCGGTAAAAACTATGCCTGATGCTAAGCCTTCTTGCTCTTTTAAATTTGTGGTTTTACTATTTTCGAAAATCTCAGGTCCGCAAACAAACATGACTGTTTCTTGGAATCTACCTTTCCCGCCCTCCAGAAAAGTGTTAAAGTTTTGTGTACTATGAGTTGCATCAATGAGTGGTGAATATACAACTTTGTAAGTATTATATTTATTATCGAAATTATTTTCTAACCAATCCCACATTTTCTGAACTGGCATTAATACCTTCTGTTTCTCGATAGATTCTTCATAATAGGGTAGATTTGCTTTGTAAAAACCTCGAAAATTTGAGGTTTTTGCAAAATCTTCAATTTGGGGGATTAGTTTTTGAAACAAACTGTTGAAATTCACCCAGTCGGAACCGATAACATAAAAATAAGGTTCTTCCCGAATAATTTTTTGCTTGTTAAATGAAAAACCTAAACTATTTTCTCTAAAATCATAATAAGCATCGTAATAGTTCTTTACGCTTGAATCTAAATCTTTAAATAATTGGTGATTTAGATAAGGCTTGAAATAGTTATATACTTTTGAGTAGTATTTTGAGTTTTTATTCAGATTTTTAGCTGATTGACCTTTGGGTGAAAGTGACCAAATGATATTTGCTAATTCAAATACTTCGGGGATTTCAAAATTTACTTTCTTATCATTTTTCGTAATATACTCCTTTGAGAAAAAGGCAGATGTTTGATTAATTCTTAATCGTTGAATAAATCTTTTGCCTCCCATTTCTATTGGGATAAATGTTTTTTGCCCAAAAGGAAAATTTTCATATTTGATTTTCAAAGTGTCGTTGTCATAAATGAGTAAATAAAAGGCATTTTTAATAGCATCATTACCCATATCAATTGTGTCTCTGTTAACATTTTTAAAGGTTAATGATTTTTTCCATGTAGGATAAAATAGCTGAAAAGAATCAGCTTTTATGGAAATTATTTGAGGGAATTTCGTTATTAAAACTTTGTCTTGGGCGAAAATATTAAGTTGTGAAAAAATTAGCAGAATCAAGTATTTCCTTTTCATAGTTTAAAAATGTTTCTGAGATTAAGGTTAAAATTTGTAGGAATTATTTTAGAATACGCTTTTTTTCCAACTTTCGCAAATGAGATGATGGGCGAGAAGCTGGGTATTTAGGTTTAAAATTAATAACTTTTGCTTATTTGCAGCGTTGGGACTCACATAACTTGAAAGCTTAGCCAATCGAATGTCCACCAAAAACTAAAAGTGCCAAGGTGGAAAAAAACGTAGAAACTGCTCTAATCGAAAGTCGCTCATCAAATCTGCATACCAATTTCTGAAAAAAGAAAATGAAAAGCAACAGAATTTATTGTTCGGAGTGAAATTTGAGTAAATACCACGCATTTAAAGTGTCGGACGAGCCTCTGTGTTTGAAATTTTGCTGAGAACTCACACTTTGAGCTTCGCTTTTGTCCTGTTGCAAGTGCCTATAAAAACTGTCAAACTATTTTAAATGCATACGAAATGATTTTTCAATTATATTATTCTCAGTATTTTTTCAAAGTCCTTTAACAGCCCATTTGTATAAAACGATTTTGAAAACTTAAAGCAAAGCAAAAAGAATGCTATAAGTGCGATAATAAAGCTGATAAATTGTGGAAATGTGATGATTTTAAAATACGTAAAGCAAATAAGAATTGGGAAAGAAATTGTAGACACTATAATTAATCCAAATATTGTGGTCGCTCTTGTTTCATCAATCACTGTTATTTTAGTGTTTTCTTTTCCAAGTTCAGATATTTCACAATAGTATTTGGGTGCTGCACCACTCATATAAGGTCCAATAGTACGAATTATTTTAAAAGAGGTTTTTTCTGAATTTGTGAAATTTCCCGAAAGGTTTAAATTTGAATCAGATAGCTCTTCAACAATATTTCGACTAAATAATTTGTCTAATTTGGCTTGAATACTTGTAACTGGTTATTCAAGTACAAATTCAAGATATTGGGGTGTAAAATATTTGTCAAGCAATGTTATTTTGTTTACGCTTCCAACGACCAGCATTATGATGGTTTTTGGAGTGGTTTTAGAGTTAATTTTCTAATTATCAAGCCTTTACATAATGCTTCGTGTTGAACCAACAACTACGTTGAAGGGATATTGTAAAAATAGTAAAAAAATA
This Emticicia oligotrophica DSM 17448 DNA region includes the following protein-coding sequences:
- a CDS encoding DUF4932 domain-containing protein, encoding MKRKYLILLIFSQLNIFAQDKVLITKFPQIISIKADSFQLFYPTWKKSLTFKNVNRDTIDMGNDAIKNAFYLLIYDNDTLKIKYENFPFGQKTFIPIEMGGKRFIQRLRINQTSAFFSKEYITKNDKKVNFEIPEVFELANIIWSLSPKGQSAKNLNKNSKYYSKVYNYFKPYLNHQLFKDLDSSVKNYYDAYYDFRENSLGFSFNKQKIIREEPYFYVIGSDWVNFNSLFQKLIPQIEDFAKTSNFRGFYKANLPYYEESIEKQKVLMPVQKMWDWLENNFDNKYNTYKVVYSPLIDATHSTQNFNTFLEGGKGRFQETVMFVCGPEIFENSKTTNLKEQEGLASGIVFTEIDHNYVNQLSYKYQKQINNIFDKRDIWTGTNGDTDRYGNPSSIFNEYMTHAVFCIYVKENYDEQLANKIIESRVNLMVEHRKYIKFKEFNDKLLSLSGGRKAKDLYPDILNWASTVK